One Rhizobiales bacterium GAS188 DNA window includes the following coding sequences:
- a CDS encoding hypothetical protein (manually curated): MENDPCPCGSSRPGNLCCYNGRHWHKPPAVLGLRALPSISAVDRCYMKELGSCDGGLSGEHLFSQSIMLLLKADGDFSISGLPWLAEGETKIMSPKTLTANCLCQKHNSALSPLDAAALYFFTALKSCLDREAQAARYIVSGHDIERWLLKTAKALAASKNLARGRERLSGAFASDVQVLDMLDDPTRWPDGAGLYCVMSAGDLTENHNRFQLQPYTNQHDEISGVGVNIMGLGFILMLGPLDLALNPQLNNAKYRPGQISVSYPSSTNWIAISWDDGRRHNDTLSLQFLREVGQR; encoded by the coding sequence GTGGAAAATGACCCGTGCCCGTGCGGTTCGTCGAGACCCGGAAATCTGTGCTGCTACAACGGGCGGCACTGGCACAAGCCGCCCGCTGTTCTCGGGCTGCGGGCGTTACCGTCGATCTCGGCAGTCGACAGATGTTACATGAAGGAACTCGGCTCGTGCGATGGTGGCCTTTCCGGCGAGCACCTGTTTTCGCAGTCGATCATGCTGCTCCTAAAGGCCGACGGTGATTTCTCGATATCCGGCCTGCCTTGGCTCGCCGAAGGCGAAACGAAGATTATGTCGCCAAAGACTCTAACGGCGAATTGCCTCTGCCAGAAGCACAACAGCGCGCTTTCCCCTTTGGACGCGGCGGCGCTTTACTTCTTTACCGCCCTTAAGTCCTGTCTGGACCGAGAGGCACAGGCGGCCCGTTACATCGTCTCCGGTCACGATATCGAGCGATGGCTGCTTAAGACCGCCAAAGCGCTGGCCGCGTCGAAAAATCTCGCGCGGGGCAGGGAGCGGCTCTCGGGCGCCTTTGCTAGCGATGTTCAGGTCTTGGATATGCTCGACGATCCAACCCGCTGGCCAGACGGCGCTGGTCTGTATTGCGTGATGAGCGCGGGCGATCTGACAGAAAACCACAATCGTTTTCAGCTCCAGCCCTACACGAACCAGCACGACGAGATAAGCGGGGTCGGCGTCAACATTATGGGCCTCGGCTTCATCCTGATGCTCGGACCGCTGGATCTCGCCCTAAACCCCCAGCTTAATAATGCGAAATACCGGCCCGGCCAAATTTCCGTAAGCTATCCGTCGTCGACTAACTGGATTGCCATTAGCTGGGATGATGGCAGGCGGCACAATGACACGCTGTCTCTTCAGTTCTTGCGGGAGGTTGGGCAAAGATAG
- a CDS encoding putative restriction endonuclease — protein sequence MADAGRDALQRMAAFEHVRSLGEVHDHLTAIELKPGFVFEGERIPLINPQRGIFKPQQMRFLLSIKTVFPKPGGKVWYDDQREVHRQIFEGDETIDYAFMGQNPDAADNRWLREAFENRIPIIYFLGIAPGRYQAMLPAFISGWDATALKARVAFGVPDQVALAPPESALERRYALRAVKQRLHQASFREAVITAYNGRCALSRLPEPPLLDAAHIVADKEEQFGQPVVPNGIPLSKIHHAAFDAHLIGIDPDYRLHVTERLLAQNDGPMLQALKGLNGETIHLPNRPKDRPDRDRLALRFERFKAAA from the coding sequence ATGGCTGATGCCGGTCGTGACGCGCTCCAGCGCATGGCGGCTTTCGAGCACGTCCGAAGTCTGGGTGAGGTGCACGATCATCTGACTGCGATTGAACTGAAGCCGGGATTCGTTTTCGAGGGAGAGCGCATCCCGCTTATCAATCCGCAGCGCGGCATTTTCAAGCCGCAGCAGATGCGCTTTCTGCTCTCGATCAAGACCGTCTTCCCGAAGCCGGGCGGCAAAGTCTGGTATGACGATCAGCGAGAAGTGCATCGGCAGATTTTCGAGGGTGACGAGACGATCGACTACGCCTTCATGGGTCAGAATCCGGATGCGGCCGACAACCGGTGGCTTCGCGAGGCATTCGAGAACCGGATACCGATTATCTACTTCCTCGGCATCGCGCCCGGCCGCTACCAAGCTATGCTTCCGGCCTTCATTTCCGGATGGGACGCCACCGCGCTGAAAGCGCGCGTCGCGTTCGGTGTTCCCGATCAGGTGGCGCTCGCGCCACCTGAGAGCGCGTTGGAACGGCGTTACGCTCTACGCGCCGTCAAGCAACGGCTCCACCAGGCGTCGTTCCGCGAGGCCGTCATCACCGCTTATAATGGGCGGTGCGCGTTGTCCCGATTACCCGAGCCGCCGCTACTGGACGCCGCCCATATCGTCGCGGACAAGGAGGAGCAGTTCGGTCAGCCTGTGGTTCCGAACGGTATCCCGCTTTCGAAAATCCATCACGCGGCGTTCGACGCCCATCTGATCGGCATCGACCCGGACTACCGGCTGCACGTTACCGAGCGATTGCTCGCCCAGAACGACGGCCCAATGCTCCAAGCCTTGAAGGGGCTGAACGGTGAAACCATCCATCTGCCGAACCGCCCCAAGGATCGCCCTGATCGGGACCGGCTCGCGCTACGATTCGAGCGCTTCAAGGCGGCGGCATGA
- a CDS encoding Serine/threonine protein kinase, with translation MSITPLYEIDEEWRRQIIKLHLETPRGGVVTGPIEGAYGEVYSIAISNSTRLAAKFPRVKRFGGPEKARAGIEQVLHELEKTHRAFMVPWINRFFDVQIIHGWPFILSRYRDGSLEDLIANPLAWSLQDRFASLIQIVRALRLAQERGIAAHQDLKPGNVFFDDLSRKNVPKDSRGMHFHMFVGDFGLADAFRDFGRNSGSRPYMAPEQFSSTEIDPTAPTFDLFALGVIAFECFSDGQHPIGVATADVWPWQGVDQKWNRESTWREWALSSKKSLPVTANALPSEIDELILATLSSDPRMRPSLEEFENHLWDAVKRFDPDTHGGLRMQVDWLESLSSSDTEWPHMDERLMQLRQFYSAL, from the coding sequence ATGAGTATCACACCGCTATACGAGATCGACGAAGAATGGCGGCGGCAGATCATCAAGTTGCACCTGGAGACGCCGCGTGGCGGTGTAGTGACCGGTCCGATCGAGGGAGCGTATGGAGAGGTCTATTCGATTGCGATCTCCAATAGCACTAGGCTCGCGGCGAAATTCCCTCGCGTAAAGCGCTTTGGTGGTCCAGAGAAGGCACGCGCCGGCATCGAACAAGTTCTTCACGAGCTTGAAAAGACCCATCGAGCTTTCATGGTGCCGTGGATCAACCGATTTTTCGACGTTCAAATCATCCACGGCTGGCCTTTCATCTTGTCGCGATATCGGGATGGTTCTCTGGAGGACCTCATTGCAAACCCATTAGCTTGGTCGCTTCAGGATCGGTTCGCCTCGCTGATCCAGATTGTCCGGGCGCTTCGATTGGCCCAAGAGCGCGGAATCGCCGCTCACCAAGACCTCAAACCCGGCAACGTGTTCTTTGATGATCTATCCCGAAAGAATGTGCCGAAGGACAGCAGGGGTATGCACTTCCACATGTTTGTCGGCGACTTCGGCCTTGCAGATGCCTTTAGGGACTTCGGCCGCAACAGTGGCAGCCGCCCATACATGGCGCCCGAGCAATTCTCGTCCACCGAGATCGATCCGACGGCACCGACATTTGATCTCTTCGCCCTCGGCGTGATTGCGTTTGAGTGCTTCTCGGATGGCCAGCACCCAATCGGTGTCGCAACCGCCGATGTTTGGCCGTGGCAAGGAGTCGACCAGAAGTGGAATCGGGAATCGACTTGGCGAGAGTGGGCGTTAAGCTCCAAAAAATCCCTTCCGGTCACGGCCAACGCGCTTCCATCCGAGATCGACGAGTTGATACTTGCCACGCTATCGTCCGACCCGAGGATGCGACCCTCATTGGAGGAGTTTGAGAATCATCTTTGGGACGCCGTCAAGCGATTTGATCCCGATACCCACGGAGGGCTGAGAATGCAGGTCGATTGGCTAGAGAGCTTATCGTCAAGCGATACCGAATGGCCGCACATGGACGAGCGCCTGATGCAACTTCGCCAGTTCTACAGCGCGCTTTGA